Genomic segment of Mercurialis annua linkage group LG6, ddMerAnnu1.2, whole genome shotgun sequence:
ATGTTCACTTGTTAAAATTTCTATGTTGTGGAATGAATTGAATGTATTGAGAGATGTTCCCTCTCCTTCCCTTGAATTGGATGACATGTGCAACAGATTTgaggaaaaaaatattacaGGGTAAATTATGTTCAATGCCTTATAGTAGCTGCTTTTCCACAAGTTCTAGATGGTATTATTGTGATGTAAAATTGAACTGCATATGGGTTAGTTGGAAGTTGATTTTTAGaatatagatataaatataaggcgaattagatattaattatattatcatttttttaattggacCTTTCAAATTGCAAAGAACTCTTTTATTAATCGTAATAGCATATTTTTCAAGGAATATTATTGAATTATTGAAAGACGTCTTGATAATCAAACCTAAAGCTTGGTTATTGTATTATATCTAAAGGCTGTTTAAATCCCAGTCTGGGACTTTTTACCTAAGCCCAAACTAACCTGCAGTGAGAATTCATGCAAATTCGGGCTCGACCAAAAGTAAAACCACATGTGGAGGCCTGCGAATTTTGTTCTGGTTTGGTACCTGGGTCTGTGATGAGGTCTAATCATATCTGAATTATTGTTATGTATTTATTGGAATAACACTGTTCTTTCTTGTGTTTTTAGCTGTTTCTTATAATCAAGAGGAGTTTAAAGCGGTGCAGTGCCTTGACAAAAGGCCACACGTTATTGAATTTGTTTAAGGTACCTATTTCAgggtctcttttttttttgtaatgttttggaTTTCTTTGCATAGCTGATTACTTGATCTTTAAGCAGACTTACCTTGAAACACCCAATTATCTTTTTAACAAAATGCATATCAGTGCTATAGCAAGTATTGTTAGAATAGAGATTAATATTCCAGTTATAAATTAATGGCAGGCTTCAGTTTTCAGTTTAGGCTGCAGGCTCTTGAAAGTTTCCAACTCCATAGATATCTTAATTGGCCAGTTTTGTTCTTAGCAATAAGAGTTAAAATAGTATGCATGTATGCTAGTAGAAGAAATAGCAGCAATGGTAATTCTTGGTTGTCTTTATTTTTGGATGTTGTTGCTGCTTAAAAAGTAATTTCAATCAACAATGTAATGCAATGTGACTGACCTTAAAGCTGATAGTGAGATGCTGACCTCAGTTCTACAGTTTTATAAACTATGCTCATAATCTACTCTTCCACTTTCTTGCTATCAGGTATTTGAAAGAATTCTTAAAGCATATGTGACAAAGCTTAAGGTGAGATTACCGAAGGGTGGAATTGGGCTTGTTGCAGCTGCCACAGGCATGGATGGACAAATAAAGGTATCAGCATGCCTGTCATGCCTTAAAAATGCCTTAAAGCGGTTTACTAAATATGTGCTAATCAGTAGACAATTTTCAACAGATGTCAGATAAAGATGAAAAAGTGATTTGCTATATCGTCAATTCAGCTGAGTACTGTCGAAAAACGGTAAGTTGATGCCTTTGTTAATTACATTTGCAGCAGTCTCTGCAAGCATAGGCTATTGATAGGGGTGTTATGCCCAAATCTAGGAGTCTCAGGTTTGGGTCCCCCTTTTTCCctgataattaaaatttttttatatatgccTATAACTATTTACTAGTTGCTCAGTATGTTCTGCTGTTATAATATTGCTGTTAAGTTGTTGAAAGTAGTTTTAAAGAGATCATATATGTCTGCCATGTTTTATTGCGGAAGAAATAGGACGGTTCAGGTCTCAATAACCTTTTGTAATATATCTTTATAAGTTTGAGGTAATATTGATAGATGAAGAACTACAAGGTTTcttcatttaatattttcatcagATTTTATCACCAGTTTAGTAAGATTCCAGGGGAAATGTTTCTTGCAACGTTCCTCTTTGTTACTCTTTTAAGAAGTTAGTGTCTAGTCTTGCCTTTATATCTTCATGGAAGGAGTCCTATTACTTATTGATAGTTCAGTGTAAGAAgcattttgatgattttttttttaacaagttAGCTTTGCTTTTAAACATATCTGTGCTACTGGCAATACAGTTCATGAAAGTTGTAATTTGGTTCAGCATTTGATAGTCAGGTGAGCTGGCTGAAAGTGTATCCAAAATAATTGATTCTCAATTAGCAGCTGGGGTGGATATGTCATCAGTTGAGGTACCATCCTTTTTTATATTGGGTATGCCATATCTGTGTTCCTTTTTTTTCTAATATCTTCTGAATTATGCATTTGTGCAGGAGGAATTTTCAGGGCTTATAACAGAAGCACTAATGACCCTAGTGCATGGCCTGGAAACTAAATTTGATGCTGAAATGGCTGCAATGACACGCGTTCCATGGGCTACACTTGAAAGTGTTGGTGACCAATCAGAGTAAGATACTTTTTGGTTAAGATTCTAGTCACAAATGCTAGACCTGATGCAAATGTTGCAAAGCAATTTTAACCAATATTTTTCTTCTTGCAGGTATGTGAATGGCATAAATATGATCGTTACAAATAGCATTCCTGTGCTTGGAAGCCTTCTTTCTCCAGTTTACTTCCAATACTTTTTGGACAAGGTGGTTACAAATATTTTCTTAGTAAACAGGGTGTTCTTGTGGGGGATTGTGAAGAGACGgattatttaaatgattttagtgATAGTCTCCTTCCTGCATCCTaatcatatataaaatcactCAAAATCAGATAATGGTCATTGAGATTGCTGAAAGAAGCTCTCGTTTAGTACTTTCTTTTCTATCTTTTAGCTATGGATGATAAATCTTGGTTCCAGAAAGTTACTGAACAAACTATTTTTCTGATTTGATACTTTAGTTTTAAAACCCATGTAGATTTGATATTTGCATAAGTTGAGGTTGATGGAACATTTTCTACACTTTCTTGCATTCTGGAATTTGTGCAAATCTGGTATTAAAGCGTTAGAAAATGTTTTTTGATGTGATTTGTGCTATCTTGTGCAGCTTGCATCATCACTTGGTCCACGATTTTATGCCAACATTTTCAAATGCAAGCAGATATCAGAAACTGGAACCCAACAAGTAAGTATCCTGGATTACGTTCTGTACTTTTCTGCATAGTTGTGGTAGCCTAGAAAAAACTGACAGGTAAATAAAATGCATAAGATGTGATACTTTGATGGCAGTTACTGGGAATTAGACTTTTAGTACACTTCCTTGATTCACATGGACCAAGTCTCAGGTCCTAAGGTAGTCGAATTGTGCATCAGTGAATGGAGCAGTCGTGAATCAAATAACATGTCTCATAAAGCTTGAGATTTTTCATAGCTGGATGCAACTATTGGCATGTTGCAAAATTATTgcaatttatcaatttttttttctggaaCAAGGAACTAGAAATCAATTTCAATCCTGCACCTCATATGGAAACTTGTATGATATTTTCATCTTATGGACCTGCTGGCCAGCAATTTGCTTATTTGGCTAGCTAGTAAATGggaaaaaagaaagagaaaaacagaaactctattagaactaaaaatctttaaattttaatcataaACTAGATTATTTGTGATCTCCATTATAAGAATTCTCTTATTTTCCAAGATGCCTGCATCTTTTTGCTTGTATTCCGCACATCAGAATTTGAATTTCAATATCTACTTCTATTTATGTATTCAGGGTTTAGAAGTTTGAAAGAATTTGTTGTGTGTTTGTATCTATTTCTAAAATTCTGATCCTTCATTGTGTTGAAAACTTATTATGTTTTCTTGGTGACTTCCGAAAAACGAACATGACCATGCTCTTTCAAAAAGCAAGCATATAATTAGCGGACTGATATTCATTAGAGCGTAAAGActcctttttatattttttatcttgGATCATTCTTGTGATGGATTCCCACAATTGAGAGATAACAAAAATCATGGTGATGTGCAGATGCTTTTAGATACTCAAGCGGTAAAGACAATTCTTTTAGAGATTCCTTCACTTGGTCGGCAGGTGAGTAAATTTCCCCTGATAACTTGCATCTACGTGAACTTAAAGATTATGGAATTTAATTCTCTTTTGCTCTTAATGAACAATTAACTTTATTAGTTGCATAGTGCTTGGATCAGCAACATATCTATTTAGACCTCATGATTGGTCCCATAATAGTGGTTAAAATACTTGCCATATCTGGAGATTAGCCAATGTTTTTGGCTGTTCCTTTCAACCTCATGACTGGTCTTATAATAGGTGGCCTATTATGTATATTTCTCCACATCTAAGATTTAGTATCGAAGTGTGCATACATCTTAgttaaaacttatttttttttttttaaagtgttGGCATTTTGGCAATGACTGTAAATTATATCCTACAAGTAAAACCATGTGAAGCTTATCAGCCAGTAAAACATTACAAGAACGACTTTCATTCTTTCAGCTAAtcaaatttttgttttcttgtaCTACTGTGTGCAAGGTGATcttaccaatttttttttttttaccattttactttattttgctGAAGCAGACATCTAGTGCTGCTAGCTACTCAAAGTTTGTGAGCCGAGAAATGAGTAAAGCTGAATCACTTTTGAAGGTAATTTTTCCCGTCTTTTTTCAGGTTTAATTGTCTTACTAGTTACAAGTTTTGTTTTTGAGAGAGACTTTATTTCTACAGGTTATACTCTCCCCAGTTGATTCTGTAGCAGATACATATAGGGCATTGTTACCAGAGGGAACGCCAATGGAGTTTCAGCGTATACTAGAGCTTAAGGTAATTGATTGTTTTCTGCTTATTTTCATACTTGACACTTTTTTTTCCCAAGAATTAATCTTCTATCAGTTTTGCATTTACAACAAgcaaaacaaaaatccaaaccaTACTAActtttaggtgttttaatacCAATTTTCACAAAATCTCAGCCAGATTCTGTTAGTTACAAACGTTGGAACTAAATTGCTtgttctaaatataaaaaaaaacttagttTTCCTTTTTTGGTATTAATTGCTAAATCTAAGTCACAGATTACATTTTCctgtcatttttaaaaaaaaatcaatgctATAGTTGAATATTAGAATGTCACTTGTATTTTTAAACACATTGATCTATAAATTACCCTTGAATTAAAACAACTAATTTATTTGGATCATAAATGATAAAAGGTTAATTAAAGGGCCACAAAGTTAGGTTCGATTTTTCAGTTAGATTCTGTTTTTGCACATCCATAACTGAGGGTAATTCCAGTTCATCAAAATTTGTGCATTTTTTAGATTCACTAGAATACTTTTACATTGCCAATTTACCATGTTATGAAGATCTGGTTTAGCTCCCTGGATATGCCTGTTATCAATTACTGCCAAATGCCATCTTATGAAGATCTAGTTTAGATCCCTGAAATGTTAGGTCTGATCATTCCATATTTCTGCTTCTTTTAACTGGTGAGGCATATCCAGGGTCTTAAAAAAGCAGATCAGCAAACTATACTGGATGACTTCATCAAACATGGCCCAGCAATTACACAGCCTTCTATTGCACCGTCAACTGCGCCTACTGCTCCAACAGCTCCTGCTCCGGCAATAACAAATCAATCACTTGGATTTATTGCTTCTCGAGAAGACGTTCTTACTAGAGCTGCTGCACTCGGACGAGGTGCTGCAACAACAGGTTTTAAGAGGTTTCTTGCTTTAACAGAAGCTGCAAAAGATAGAAAGGATGGACCTTTTAGAAAACTTTTCAATGCCTGAGATATGGCGTATTATTACTATATTGGTTCTTTATTCCTATATTTTGAGGTTTCATAAGTTGTCCATTGTATCACTATGTCAATAGCCAGATACAAATTTTGAATAGGAAAGTCTGATTTGtgagaaaatttcaattgtTCAAAGTAAAATTTCATTTCAGGCGTGGTCAAAACTGCGTTGTTTGTGTTAAGGCAGCATTTTTGCAAGAGTTGCtattcaataaaatatcaaagatGCTGACTGATAGGTTCAAACCACTGCTTTGAAAACCAGTACAACTGGTTCGGCTGGGAATCAAAATTTGTTTGTTGCTAGGAATAAttcaaatccatggatttttttttattattcttatctTGAAAATGGTTGTGAATTCTATATATACTGGTTTGATGAAACTGGATTTGCTTTTGGATTTAGTGAAAATTTGTTTAATGAGATCGATAGTGAGAATTATAAAATAAGCATAGAATACATAAATTGGGTCTGAAAAGGGCGACTTTTGATTATTTGGTCCCTCGTCATCAATTTATCATCAATTTTGTCTTATCCAgtccctatatttttatttttttgtcaattggATCCTTAAACGAATTTCTATATGAGGTACCAATTGAATTGAACTATGAGCTGAaagattgataaaaaaaaagagagaattagGGAAATacctaaataagaaaaaaattagcaaTTACCTACTACAATATTTGGACTTGATTTACCTACCTATCCGTGTcagctaattaattttataccctgttttatttgtttttatacctAAAAATTACTCCACTTGTTTACagtgtcttcttcttcttcttcttctttctctttttttcattttttcaatttattttaaaaaaaataacaaatcagCAAATCAAATCTACTCTCCAGCTCATGATAacattttagaaattaatttatgtgattttattactattttttaaagttttattcctagttttaaatttattttccgatccgctcgaatttttaattcaatcAAATCGCTTTAAATTTCACTTGGaattcaaatccaacgatcataactttctccaaaaataaagaaaactgatagttttttatttatttgttttattaaaaacgaGTTCTAACTGTTTCAAACacagtttcaaatacagtttcaaacagtttcatacaaattttaaaagacatatttattatcatttaaaaaattttatacaatggttttaaacagtttacaagtgtatcaaacagtttctaaaaaaacagcttcaaacagtttacaatagtttcaaacagtttataaaagtttcaaacagttcCATAAAACACGATTTGCAACCTTTATctaaaaacattttcaaacaatttataaaggtttcaaacagtttaaaacggtttctaaaaacactttaaaactgtctcaaaaataacagtttccaaccgtttataaaggtttcaaacggtctaaaacagtttctctaaacacactttcaaacagtctaaaaataacagtttcaaatagttttaacaaaacagtttcaaacagtataaaacagtttcgaaaaaacagttttcaacaatttctaaaattaatttaaaaacgtttgaaaactatgtcaaaacatcattaatgaaaaaaacgatttttttcaaataaaattgaaaaaaaaaacactaaaaaccgatactacaattaaaacaatatagaaagaagaagaagaagaagaagaagattttgaaaaaaaaagaagaagatcaatGATGGCAATGGCGATGACAGAAAACTTTGTTATTTCTTAAGACGAAttaggtcgaatttttcataatGGATTCTTCTTTATCTTGAACTTTTGGATAGAATATGTTaagaaatttcattaaaatgaaaaaaaaaacgtaaaaaaaaattacagagaaaggaaagaagaagaagaagaaagagggagaagagaagagaagaaagagaaaagaagagagagaaaagaaagaaagagaaaaaataaaaaaataagagtgCACATGTGTCTTACATGAGTGGAGTAAAAATGCTAATAAGTTAAAATTCTAATTGGGGTAGAGATAGAAATATTACAAAaagagagtaaaaatataaatttttaaaattgaggtatttagaacaaataaatctaaaaatagagtattttgtgcaaattcctcaaAAAAGAATCTTCATAAACCTTAATCAAGTCACATTCCATAGTATTAAACTGAAAACATTGAAGTTAATAAGATAAAACTAGAGACTTCATATTAatattaagggttaattcctaaaaaaatcacgaactttacatgaaatttcattttaatcatgacctttaaaagttgccacttacaggcacgaactttcatattgttttaaattcatcatttcagtgtatttttattaactaaattcttcactaaaccattaatgaaagacccaagttattaatcaacatcaaatcttattatctttcagttagagtatctaggattaggaatttttagtcagaaaaaatacaccgaattttactttgctaatagatttgaaataaaatgaaagttcgtgcctttaaatgacaacttttaaaggtcatgattaaaatgaaattccgtgtaaagttcgtgacttttttaggaattaatcctaaTATTAATACCGCAAATAAATCTAGTTTAGGGACCCAATTGAAtcttaaataaatcaaacccAATTggcaaaaataaaagtttaggggaTGGAGAAGACAAAATTGAAGATGAGGGACTAGATAATCAAATGTCGTATAGATTAGGGACTCAAATATGAGTTTCGCCAAAGAAAATTACCAACTATTTACAGAAATTATATTCCACATTCATCATTGCTGTCAAAAGAAATGTGCAtgaaaatcaacaaaatcatATTCTTATATACTGATCTATTTCTCTAGTGAAATGTTTACTGTAATTGGGATTAGTATTACTACCGATAAAAGGTAATCGACAAAGAACATAGTAACAAGATGAGGCAAAGTTCATTGTGTTCTCCAATGTCACTCAACTGTTGCTAACTTCTCCTCGTCCACTTCAAAAGCCTTCCTAGCTTGTTTCAGTTCCTCTTGCATAGATAGCAGTTCTGTACAACGGTTAAGTTTCGGTAGGTCCTGCAAGATCAAAGTTATTGACGGTTATGATGTAGAATAGAATCAGAGCAAGAACTTCGGTTATGTATATCTGACGTGTTCTTTCGTGCAACAAAAAACGCAAGCAAGAAGTATCAATAGGAAGGTACTAACTGAGATAACATGATTTCAGTTGTTTATCCATCCATATGAACTATTCACTAGCTTGACTGTTTGACAGAAGGAACTTAGCATGTGATGTGCACGAGCATTATGATTTAGCTATCATTTACATATCATACACAAGTTCCATAAACAGATACCCCAACACCCTGTCCTCCTTCAGTCTCTCCACACATATACGGCTACGGGTAttcaaaaaccaaaccaaaccaaataatcaaacaGAATCGACATATTCGGTTCAGTTTTacaatatcaaataaatttagttttttggtttggttaggtTTTTGACATAAAAAGTTTCAGTTGAATTCTAGTACAAACCATACAGAAAAACGAACCATAttgaaaaaatcaatcaaaccgACTGGTTAGCTCGCTTTGAAACATTTTAGATTTTCGTAAATTCAGTTCCGtttgattttgataaaaaagCTAGATTTCATTTCTGTTCCGTTAGAACTGAATGCACATCCATAAATACGGCAATGTTGAGTGATTTGCACTTTGTAGCACTAAAATAGGCTATAAGCAATTTCAATCTCATGCACATGGTAACATCATGTTCAACACAAAAGGAAAGGAAAGAAAATTGTGGAATAAGGTACCTTGCGAATTAAGTACAGAAAATCCTCAACTGATAGTTTGCCCCTCTTCGATCCTATATCTTGAGCTTTATACGCCTACAATAAGGTAGATGAGAGAGATAAACACCCACCAGATCTTATTGCTTGGAGCTATAATATACTTGCtgaccaaaaagaaaaaaatgctTACCAAATCTGTGACATATTCCAAAACAATATCCTCCACAAGCGCCACAGTTTCTGGAAGAGGCTGATTATGCAGCAAGTGATTCATAAGTGCATGGAAAGTGAACCTCTTATTTTAGCTTCTCCAGTTTGTTTAACAAGAATATTAACAAAGCCACAAGCAGTTTATTTATAGCAACtaagaatcaaataataaagacTTTCTAGCACTTGCAGCACAGAAGAAGCCGGTACAGGACTTAGAGAAAATGTGTCTCATGCTAGCTCACTCTAGAGTGAATGACATGACGCCGCcgcttttttaaattaaaagcaaTTATCACCCTACATCTCATTCTTAGATTCCAAGACACAATTTTCAATCCAAAGAGCAAAAATACTATGGTACAATATGTATATGCCAAACAGAGGcaaaatgtaaataaaaaagcATGTTCAATATTTTGAGAGGTGTGCAATGTAATAATAAATTGTAAGCAACAAAGCATAATTAAAGAGAATCATATGTCAAAAAGAGAATAAAGCTGTGATCTTGTATGACTTACATTAGGATCATCCCCAAAACCATACATCATATGCTGCACTGTAGCATTCAAACATAGTAGTGGAGaagaatcaaaataatataacaacccATAATAATAAAACTTGAACAAAAAGTTAAATACTGCTGCTTTCAACTTACAGTCTTTCTGAAAAACTCCCCGCTTTCGCTTAAATGAAGTTTCAGAAGATTGTGAGGAAGACCCTACTTTTGATTTGGATGCTGAAGAGCTATTCATCTTCTCGGGCCTAGCTGTTTTTGCCTTCAATTACTTGTCACtaccaaaaataaaatgatacaGTGATTCAAAAACTGCTCGAGAAATATAGATAACAAATTAATGTCAAGTAAGATTAAGATTAGGAGTTGAATATTATTTGGATAACATGAATTTCTAAGCTACCATTCAGAAAACGAAAAAGTACCCAACAATCTCAAGAATTTAGATGATAAAGACTTCTTTGTGAATCAAACTAGGCAAtctcaatttctaaaaagatacATATCCAGTGGTAATAAAACAAGTTAATACTACTAACTAcattatcaaaactaaaaagCAAAAAAGCTATAAAGGAAGGAGcaaattataaaccacattGACAATAACACATCTTTAATAGTACAAGTCCTAACTTTAGTGTTCAAAGCAAAGCAAAGAGAAATTCTTTGTGAAACCCTATCTTCGAATTTTTCGGGCACAAATTCTTTGCTTCTCCtcttttattataaatgaaTAAGCGTGTGTCCTCTCCTACTCTTTAGTCTACTCCTAGTTATTCCACATCATCCCTCAATTAAATTGTCTCCGACTCCTCCTAATACTACGTTACTAACAGAAGTGAATGACTGTTAATTTTTGTCAAAATGACGAAACAAATGGTGACATGGATGTGTTGGCATGCCAGTAAAGAATCACTCAACGCATGTGTTTAGAATCAGCTAAGCTAGTGTGAGACAGTCATCCAAATGAAGAAACAAACTTAAAGCTCCTCTGGCTCAAAAGTGCAACTAAGGCAAACATTCTCTCAGCTACTCCAAAATTTCAGTCCAACACCAGCCAAAGTAAAAATAGTAGCAGCCAAATTCAAAATACCTTACAGCACCTAGAAAACCAAGattcaatatttaaaatagaattcaaatTGCACGAATAAATAAGTAATGAGCCCTGGCTATAAgaaaaaacaatatgaaactGTAAGAAGTGAAATTAGCCAATGATTTTAGAGGCCATTAAAGAAACTCTTTATCACATCACATTAACCTATCAATTGATAAACACATATATATCTCAAATTTACAATTGGTTTATTCCGTCTAACTACTCACCTGACGGAGCTCAAAATTCTGCTGCTGCGAGATTACTTGGGGCTAGTGGGCGGCGGAGATGAACGGTAAGGTGGTGAGAAATAGAGACGGTTGAATGGTGGCTGTAATGAATGAGGAGACAGGGAACCGAACAAGGTGGATGTATAAAGGGTATAATGGTACTTTTCTCATAGACCCAAAAATAAGTAATTTGGTACTTGTTACATTCTATATTGCacaaattacattttttataatACAATAACTAAGAAATAAGACATAAATATGGAAATTTAGTTGATGagcttttctttaatttaaggtaaattaaattatttttaaaactctaaTGAAATGAGTTGcatatattcaaataatttaattaatttttaaaattataaaaaataatatattagactagtatgatatgatatgatacGATATATTAGACGTAATATATATATCAGCTCACCACTTCCCCCCGTCCGTATAAATCCATTCCAACACTAATCTTATtagctaatatttttttttgtcacaagttcaaaaatttaaagtaatgtcaattttatacaaacaaaaacaacacaCACCATATCTCAACTAAGATAAAACATCAAGTCCATATTTGTACTTTCTCCACATAGGAGCAGCTTTTTACTGTTTTAGATCAACTCTGTCGCTCTCTTTTCATCATCTTCATAAGTATAATATAGCAACCCAGCCATTGATCACAATTTCTTGAACACCGCACCTAGCTAGAGCCGGCCGTAGTCTGGTTCTGATCACACTCATTCCGCCGCTCAATTTGTactataaactaaattaatttccCCAAATCAAAAATTTCCCGGTGAGAACATCAAACACCCTGCCAattattcctttttttttaattcacgGTCATTCCTTAGGGTTTTGCTAAATTACATAATTGCATTGACAt
This window contains:
- the LOC126685860 gene encoding transcription initiation factor TFIID subunit 13 gives rise to the protein MNSSSASKSKVGSSSQSSETSFKRKRGVFQKDLQHMMYGFGDDPNPLPETVALVEDIVLEYVTDLAYKAQDIGSKRGKLSVEDFLYLIRKDLPKLNRCTELLSMQEELKQARKAFEVDEEKLATVE